In Aliiglaciecola sp. LCG003, a genomic segment contains:
- a CDS encoding GNAT family N-acetyltransferase yields the protein MQFHFQFIHSVDDISKEIWDELSKNQGLFCRYDFLAALESSGSVGADTGWLPNHLVAYQQESLVAILPLYKKTHSYGEYVFDFAWAEAYQRHQMDYYPKLVNAIPFTPVTGVRCLFVQDIDQTELLQQMVLFINQQLSLLGMSSFHSLFPTQASSELMQSAGCSQRKSVQFQWFNRNYVDFDDFLATFTARRRKSVRKERQKVLAQQVMIKRYSGAELSATEMNFFYLCYCQTYLKRSGHTGYLTQAFFNQLLDRMPENLLLVIAHKHDKPIAGALYLFDQDQLCGRYWGALENVDGLHFECCYYQGIEFCIEKHLDSFNPGTQGEHKILRGFEPIFCYSNHWLADETFQQAVNRFIEQETPQIETYKITAAQLLPFKQINEQNN from the coding sequence TTGCAGTTTCACTTCCAATTCATTCACTCGGTCGACGATATCAGTAAAGAGATCTGGGACGAATTATCGAAAAATCAAGGGTTGTTCTGCCGTTACGACTTTCTCGCAGCGTTGGAATCTTCAGGTTCGGTAGGAGCAGATACCGGCTGGCTACCAAATCACCTAGTAGCTTATCAACAGGAAAGCCTCGTCGCCATTCTACCTTTGTATAAGAAAACCCATAGCTACGGTGAATATGTATTTGATTTTGCCTGGGCTGAAGCTTATCAGCGCCATCAAATGGACTACTATCCTAAGTTAGTCAATGCTATTCCATTTACCCCAGTTACTGGAGTGCGTTGTTTGTTTGTCCAAGATATTGACCAAACTGAGCTCTTACAGCAGATGGTATTGTTCATTAATCAACAGTTGAGCCTACTTGGGATGTCGTCGTTCCATAGTTTGTTTCCAACACAAGCGAGCAGCGAGCTGATGCAGTCTGCAGGATGTAGCCAACGAAAAAGTGTGCAGTTTCAATGGTTTAATCGTAATTATGTGGATTTCGATGACTTTCTTGCCACCTTTACCGCTCGCAGACGAAAAAGTGTCCGTAAAGAACGTCAAAAAGTACTCGCTCAACAGGTTATGATTAAGCGCTATAGCGGCGCAGAACTTAGCGCTACTGAAATGAACTTCTTTTATCTTTGCTATTGTCAGACTTACTTAAAACGTAGCGGCCATACAGGTTATCTTACCCAAGCATTTTTTAATCAACTGCTAGACAGAATGCCTGAAAACCTATTATTAGTAATAGCTCACAAACACGATAAACCTATAGCCGGAGCCTTGTATTTATTTGACCAAGATCAGTTGTGCGGACGCTACTGGGGAGCTCTGGAAAACGTTGATGGCTTGCATTTTGAATGTTGTTATTACCAAGGAATTGAGTTTTGTATTGAGAAGCATCTCGACAGTTTCAATCCGGGCACTCAAGGGGAACATAAGATACTTCGGGGATTTGAGCCAATTTTTTGTTATTCCAATCACTGGCTAGCGGACGAGACGTTTCAACAGGCGGTGAATCGTTTTATTGAGCAAGAAACACCGCAAATTGAAACATACAAAATTACTGCTGCGCAGTTACTACCGTTTAAACAAATAAATGAACAAAATAACTGA
- a CDS encoding DUF938 domain-containing protein, giving the protein MDKHTLAAQRFSQACENNKAPILQQLKSRLANSKAVLEIGSGTGQHAAYFAKGLPHVIWQPTDVEDNHPSIEAWVKAAGCPNVAPPMPFFIGLHPWSFENIDAVFSANTAHIMQANEVQLMMELIGQQLPDGGIFCQYGPFCVAGEFTSASNADFDQSLRQRGLGGIRDIDELISWAPQLQLCETISMPANNLLLVWSKATAE; this is encoded by the coding sequence ATGGATAAGCATACTTTGGCTGCGCAGCGCTTTTCACAAGCTTGTGAGAACAATAAGGCTCCAATTTTACAACAATTGAAGTCTCGTTTAGCTAATTCAAAGGCCGTATTAGAAATAGGCTCAGGGACCGGCCAGCACGCTGCTTATTTCGCAAAAGGTCTGCCTCATGTAATTTGGCAACCAACCGATGTTGAAGACAATCACCCCAGCATTGAGGCTTGGGTCAAGGCTGCCGGTTGCCCTAATGTTGCGCCACCAATGCCATTTTTTATTGGTTTGCACCCATGGAGCTTTGAAAACATAGATGCTGTGTTTAGCGCTAATACCGCCCATATTATGCAAGCGAATGAAGTCCAGTTAATGATGGAATTAATCGGACAGCAGCTGCCCGATGGTGGCATATTTTGTCAATACGGCCCTTTTTGCGTAGCGGGTGAATTTACCAGTGCCAGTAATGCTGACTTTGATCAAAGTCTGCGTCAGCGGGGTTTGGGCGGAATTCGCGATATTGACGAATTAATAAGTTGGGCGCCGCAATTGCAATTATGTGAAACAATTAGTATGCCAGCGAATAATTTATTACTGGTTTGGTCGAAAGCAACTGCTGAGTAA
- the metH gene encoding methionine synthase: MSQTQTNASATFINVGERTNVTGSAMFKRLILEGDYETALDVARQQVENGAQIIDINMDEAMLDSEAAMVRFLNLIASEPDISRVPIMIDSSKWSVIEAGLKCVQGKAIVNSISLKEGEEPFLRQAKLIKRYGAATVVMAFDEQGQADTQERKFAICQRSYQLLTEKLGFPPEDIIFDPNIFAVATGIEEHNNYAVDFIEATRKIRQELPHCHVSGGLSNISFSFRGNNPVREAMHSVFLYYAIKAGMDMGIVNAGQLEVYDEIPAELKQAVEDVILNRHPDATDNLLALAPKYQGDGKVVAKENLEWREFPVSKRLEYALVKGITDFIEQDTEECRLQAEKPLHVIEGPLMDGMNVVGDLFGEGKMFLPQVVKSARVMKKAVAYLEPYIELEKDKGTTNGKVILATVKGDVHDIGKNIVGVVLQCNNYQIIDLGVMVSAAKILQVAKEEQADMIGLSGLITPSLDEMVHVAKEMQRLNFTIPLLIGGATTSKAHTAVKIEQNYSAPVVYVPNASRAVGVCQKLISDEHRPAYVAKLQKEYDTVREQHARKRPRSKPISLQSARENAFSCDWQAYQAPVPKKLGVSEVSVELSELIDYIDWTPFFLTWSLAGKYPRILNDEVVGEEASKLFADAKEMLQYMVDSEKLQAKGVVGIFPANRVGDDIEIYQDESRQQVSVVAHHLRQQTEKPKGFNYCLSDYIAPKSSRRADYIGAFAVTAGIGEDDLANHYIQQGDDYNGIMVKALADRLAEAFAEYLHEKVRKEIWGYAKDETLSKDDLIREKYQGIRPAPGYAACPEHTEKQAIWDLLDAENTTGMKLTESFAMWPGAAVSGWYFSHPDARYFAVAQIQQDQVEEYAQRKNWSIEVAEKWLGPNING; this comes from the coding sequence GTGTCGCAAACTCAAACCAATGCCAGTGCTACATTCATCAACGTTGGTGAGCGTACTAACGTTACTGGCTCTGCCATGTTTAAACGACTTATCCTCGAAGGGGATTATGAAACCGCCCTCGATGTTGCTCGCCAACAAGTAGAAAACGGTGCGCAAATCATCGATATAAATATGGATGAAGCCATGTTGGATTCCGAAGCTGCTATGGTGCGCTTTTTGAATCTCATTGCCTCTGAGCCTGACATTTCAAGAGTGCCGATTATGATCGACTCATCCAAATGGAGTGTCATTGAGGCCGGTCTAAAATGTGTGCAAGGTAAAGCCATTGTCAACTCTATTAGTTTAAAAGAAGGGGAAGAGCCATTTCTTCGTCAAGCTAAGCTTATCAAACGTTATGGCGCGGCAACCGTAGTAATGGCATTTGATGAACAAGGCCAGGCTGATACTCAAGAGCGAAAGTTTGCCATATGTCAGCGCAGCTATCAGTTGTTAACCGAAAAACTCGGCTTTCCGCCAGAAGATATTATTTTTGACCCAAATATTTTCGCTGTTGCGACCGGTATTGAAGAGCACAACAATTACGCAGTAGATTTCATTGAAGCGACCCGTAAAATTAGACAAGAGTTACCCCACTGCCATGTCTCCGGCGGGCTTTCGAATATTTCTTTTTCATTTCGTGGCAACAACCCTGTACGTGAAGCTATGCACTCGGTGTTTCTGTATTACGCGATTAAAGCGGGCATGGACATGGGTATTGTCAACGCAGGTCAGCTTGAAGTGTATGATGAAATTCCAGCAGAGCTAAAGCAAGCGGTAGAGGATGTGATCCTCAATCGCCACCCCGACGCCACCGATAATTTATTAGCGCTAGCGCCCAAATATCAAGGCGACGGAAAAGTTGTTGCTAAAGAGAATCTTGAATGGCGAGAGTTCCCGGTTAGTAAGCGGCTAGAATATGCGCTGGTTAAGGGCATCACCGATTTTATTGAGCAAGACACTGAAGAGTGCCGCCTACAGGCTGAAAAACCACTGCATGTGATTGAAGGTCCTTTAATGGACGGCATGAATGTAGTAGGGGACTTATTTGGTGAAGGTAAAATGTTTCTTCCCCAAGTGGTTAAATCAGCACGGGTGATGAAAAAAGCCGTTGCCTATTTAGAACCTTATATTGAGTTGGAAAAAGACAAAGGCACCACCAACGGTAAAGTCATCTTGGCTACCGTGAAAGGTGATGTACATGACATTGGCAAGAATATTGTTGGCGTGGTACTGCAATGCAACAATTACCAGATTATCGATCTGGGTGTAATGGTATCGGCAGCTAAAATTCTACAGGTTGCCAAGGAAGAGCAAGCTGACATGATCGGCTTATCGGGATTAATTACGCCCTCTCTAGATGAAATGGTTCATGTGGCCAAAGAAATGCAGCGATTGAACTTCACTATTCCGCTTTTGATCGGCGGCGCCACGACATCCAAAGCGCATACAGCGGTTAAGATTGAACAAAATTATTCAGCCCCGGTCGTCTATGTACCCAATGCAAGTCGTGCGGTGGGCGTGTGTCAGAAGTTGATATCTGACGAGCATCGACCAGCATATGTCGCTAAGCTGCAAAAAGAATACGACACGGTACGTGAGCAGCATGCCCGTAAACGTCCTCGTAGCAAGCCTATTAGCTTGCAGTCAGCCAGAGAAAACGCTTTTAGTTGTGACTGGCAGGCCTATCAGGCTCCTGTTCCGAAAAAGCTTGGTGTGAGCGAAGTCTCCGTCGAATTATCTGAACTAATTGATTATATAGATTGGACCCCGTTCTTTTTAACTTGGTCGTTAGCCGGTAAATATCCACGCATATTAAACGATGAAGTCGTAGGGGAAGAGGCAAGCAAACTGTTTGCCGATGCCAAGGAAATGTTGCAGTACATGGTTGACAGTGAAAAACTACAAGCCAAAGGTGTAGTCGGTATTTTTCCTGCTAATCGGGTGGGTGATGATATTGAAATTTATCAAGATGAAAGCCGTCAGCAAGTATCGGTTGTTGCACACCATTTACGCCAACAGACAGAAAAACCCAAAGGTTTTAATTATTGTTTGAGTGACTATATTGCACCGAAGTCTTCTCGCAGAGCAGACTATATTGGCGCTTTTGCGGTGACTGCTGGAATAGGTGAAGATGACTTAGCCAATCATTACATTCAACAAGGTGATGACTACAACGGTATTATGGTAAAAGCCTTGGCGGACCGTTTAGCTGAAGCCTTTGCTGAGTATTTGCACGAGAAAGTGCGTAAAGAAATCTGGGGCTATGCGAAAGATGAAACGTTAAGTAAAGATGATCTCATTCGCGAGAAGTATCAGGGGATCCGCCCCGCACCGGGTTACGCAGCCTGTCCTGAGCATACTGAAAAGCAAGCAATTTGGGATTTGCTCGATGCCGAAAATACCACTGGTATGAAGCTGACCGAGAGTTTTGCAATGTGGCCTGGTGCCGCGGTTTCAGGATGGTATTTCTCTCATCCCGATGCCCGCTATTTTGCCGTTGCACAAATTCAACAAGATCAGGTGGAAGAATACGCACAGCGCAAAAATTGGAGCATAGAAGTCGCTGAAAAGTGGCTTGGGCCGAATATCAATGGATAA
- a CDS encoding homocysteine S-methyltransferase family protein yields the protein MANRSIEVFKALANQRILILDGAMGTMIQQHKLDEDDYRGERFADWHCDVKGNNDLLVLSQPSIIYDIHCEYLEAGADILETNTFNATSIAMADYDMQSLAKEINIEATKLARKAADEYTAKTPDKPRFVAGVLGPTNRTASISPDVNDPGKRNVNFDQLVEAYKEATHGLIEGGADFILLETIFDTLNAKAAAFAVDSVFDELGFKLPIMISGTITDASGRTLSGQTAEAFYYSLRHTNPISFGLNCALGPDLLRQYVEEIASRAECLVSAHPNAGLPNEFGEYDMEADEMAEHIKEWAQSGLVNIVGGCCGSTPEHIAAMAKAVEGIPPRKPIQNDVKMRLSGLEPFVH from the coding sequence TGAAGTATTTAAAGCATTGGCAAATCAGCGAATTCTGATCCTTGATGGTGCTATGGGTACAATGATCCAACAACACAAATTGGACGAAGATGATTATCGCGGTGAGCGATTTGCTGATTGGCATTGTGATGTGAAAGGCAACAACGATTTATTGGTCCTCAGTCAGCCTTCGATTATATACGATATTCACTGTGAATATCTCGAAGCGGGAGCCGATATCCTCGAAACCAATACCTTCAATGCAACCTCCATTGCGATGGCCGATTATGATATGCAGTCGCTGGCCAAAGAAATAAATATTGAAGCAACTAAATTGGCCCGCAAAGCCGCTGATGAATATACAGCTAAAACGCCTGACAAGCCTAGATTTGTGGCTGGTGTCCTTGGGCCAACTAATCGCACCGCTTCTATATCCCCAGACGTTAATGACCCAGGCAAACGCAACGTCAATTTCGATCAATTGGTGGAGGCATATAAAGAAGCAACCCATGGTTTAATTGAAGGTGGCGCAGACTTTATTCTATTGGAAACAATTTTTGATACGCTTAATGCAAAAGCCGCAGCTTTTGCGGTAGATTCGGTATTTGACGAATTGGGCTTCAAGTTGCCCATTATGATATCAGGTACTATTACCGATGCATCGGGTCGCACTTTGTCAGGTCAAACGGCAGAAGCATTCTACTATTCCCTAAGACATACTAATCCAATCTCATTTGGGCTTAACTGTGCATTGGGGCCTGATTTACTGCGCCAATACGTTGAAGAGATTGCCAGTCGTGCCGAATGTTTAGTTTCAGCTCACCCTAATGCCGGACTACCCAATGAATTTGGCGAATATGATATGGAAGCAGATGAAATGGCTGAACATATTAAAGAGTGGGCACAGTCGGGACTGGTTAATATTGTTGGAGGATGCTGTGGTAGTACCCCTGAGCATATTGCAGCAATGGCCAAAGCCGTTGAGGGGATCCCCCCTAGAAAACCAATACAGAATGACGTAAAAATGCGTTTGTCTGGACTTGAACCTTTTGTGCATTAA